A part of Desulfobacterales bacterium genomic DNA contains:
- a CDS encoding bifunctional riboflavin kinase/FAD synthetase, with protein sequence MELIEDINKIATPLSNTVVTIGNFDGVHIGHQALFRKVIEEARLRGGKAVAVTFEPHPVRVLKQNGLPPLITIYEQKIELIAQTGIDVLICIQFTPEFAALSPRAFVADLLIDRIGMKAIVVGEDYTFGKNREGDVALLKAYARQFDFKVITVGEIQTSTSTAQRISSTKIRDLVMEGDVDVARGLLGRNYQIRGVVITGRNRGGRQLGFPTANIQLEDELCPKNGIYAVTVECGGSFYPGVANIGYSPTFDDHQFTVEVYLIDFSGDLYGKHLRVNFVKRLRDEKRFGNLADLSAQIKQDVSDARVILAA encoded by the coding sequence ATGGAACTTATTGAAGATATAAATAAGATTGCGACGCCCCTCTCCAATACGGTGGTCACCATCGGCAATTTCGACGGCGTCCACATCGGACATCAGGCCCTTTTCAGAAAGGTCATTGAAGAGGCCCGGTTGCGGGGCGGCAAAGCGGTTGCCGTTACGTTTGAACCCCATCCGGTTCGGGTTTTAAAACAAAACGGCCTGCCGCCCTTAATTACGATTTATGAACAGAAAATTGAGCTCATCGCCCAGACCGGGATCGATGTGCTTATCTGCATTCAATTTACCCCTGAATTTGCGGCACTGAGTCCCCGGGCGTTTGTTGCTGATCTACTGATCGACCGTATCGGCATGAAGGCGATCGTAGTGGGTGAAGATTATACCTTCGGCAAGAACAGGGAAGGAGACGTGGCGCTCCTAAAGGCATATGCCCGACAGTTTGATTTTAAAGTGATCACAGTGGGTGAGATCCAGACGTCTACCAGCACTGCCCAGCGGATCAGCAGTACGAAAATTCGAGATCTGGTGATGGAAGGCGATGTGGATGTCGCCCGCGGCTTGCTGGGCCGGAACTACCAGATCCGGGGGGTGGTGATCACCGGACGGAACAGGGGCGGACGGCAGCTTGGTTTTCCCACGGCAAACATCCAGCTGGAGGATGAGCTGTGCCCAAAGAACGGGATCTATGCCGTAACGGTGGAATGCGGGGGCAGCTTCTATCCGGGCGTTGCCAACATCGGCTACAGCCCCACGTTTGACGACCACCAATTCACCGTTGAGGTCTACCTGATAGATTTCAGCGGCGATTTGTACGGAAAACACCTGCGGGTCAATTTTGTTAAACGGCTGCGGGATGAAAAGCGGTTCGGTAATCTGGCAGATCTTTCGGCGCAGATTAAGCAGGATGTTTCGGATGCCCGGGTAATTCTGGCAGCTTGA
- a CDS encoding TRAP transporter substrate-binding protein, with protein MNKRNLFVLVIAVSMFLLVSVSASLAASYNLKLAHNLPPTDSSLYHQAALKFKELIEKESGGEISVQIFAASQLGSDVSVAKKVQGGAIEMEILTANKLGAFYPPIDLYSLPFLLKDFDVAAKVFQTSVHKGITDELEKKSEIKTLAFVGAGFRNITNSKHPINKPEDLKDLKIRIPENKIELATFKALGANPVNIPGSELFSALQQGVADGQDGSADWAYAKKFYEVQKYLAVTHHQLSTSTMIINAKFFSSLPQKLQESVLKASKETEAYWQKLCKDGDNDVIDRFKAKGMQITYPDLDLFIQKVQPVYSEFADRLGGMDKIKAVQAVK; from the coding sequence ATGAATAAAAGAAATCTATTTGTTTTGGTGATTGCCGTATCAATGTTTCTGCTTGTGTCGGTTTCCGCGTCACTGGCTGCCAGTTATAATCTGAAACTGGCGCACAACCTGCCCCCGACCGATTCGTCCCTTTACCATCAGGCGGCCCTGAAGTTCAAGGAGCTGATTGAAAAGGAAAGCGGCGGTGAAATCAGCGTACAGATTTTTGCTGCATCTCAGCTGGGCAGCGATGTCAGCGTGGCCAAAAAGGTCCAGGGCGGCGCCATTGAGATGGAGATTCTCACGGCCAACAAACTGGGCGCCTTTTACCCGCCCATCGACCTATATTCCCTGCCGTTTTTGCTCAAGGACTTTGATGTGGCAGCGAAAGTGTTTCAAACATCGGTCCACAAGGGGATTACCGATGAACTGGAGAAAAAATCCGAGATCAAAACCCTGGCGTTTGTGGGGGCCGGTTTCCGCAACATTACCAATTCGAAGCATCCCATCAACAAGCCGGAAGACTTAAAGGATCTCAAGATCCGCATCCCCGAAAATAAAATCGAACTGGCGACCTTTAAGGCCCTGGGCGCAAACCCGGTCAATATTCCAGGCAGCGAGCTTTTCAGCGCCCTGCAGCAGGGGGTTGCCGACGGTCAGGACGGTTCAGCGGACTGGGCCTATGCCAAGAAGTTTTACGAAGTCCAGAAATATCTGGCCGTCACCCATCATCAGCTATCCACTTCCACCATGATCATCAACGCCAAGTTTTTCAGTTCCCTGCCGCAAAAACTTCAGGAAAGCGTATTAAAAGCAAGCAAGGAAACGGAAGCCTACTGGCAGAAACTTTGCAAAGACGGGGATAACGACGTTATTGATCGGTTCAAGGCCAAGGGGATGCAGATCACCTATCCGGATTTAGACCTCTTTATTCAAAAGGTACAGCCGGTTTACAGCGAATTTGCAGACCGATTGGGCGGAATGGATAAGATCAAGGCGGTTCAGGCGGTAAAATAG